One Microlunatus soli genomic window carries:
- a CDS encoding BlaI/MecI/CopY family transcriptional regulator has product MGPLGERHSGRESARRAHGTLEAVVTKLLLDADRPLKASEVRDQLAVRDQDALSYSTVVTILTRLYEKNVLTRERDGRAFRYAPVSDQAGLAARRLNAVLDDMTDRDAVLTRFVSGLSEHDEQLLRQLLDEPNRPES; this is encoded by the coding sequence GTGGGTCCACTGGGCGAACGGCACTCCGGCCGAGAGTCGGCGCGCCGTGCACACGGCACTCTCGAGGCGGTGGTCACCAAGCTGCTGCTGGATGCCGACCGTCCACTGAAGGCCAGTGAGGTCCGTGATCAGCTCGCCGTCCGCGACCAGGATGCCCTGTCCTACAGCACAGTCGTCACCATCCTCACCCGGTTGTACGAGAAGAACGTCCTGACCCGCGAACGGGACGGCCGGGCCTTTCGCTACGCCCCGGTGTCGGACCAGGCCGGGCTCGCCGCGCGTCGGCTGAACGCGGTGCTGGACGACATGACCGATCGCGATGCCGTCCTGACCCGCTTCGTCAGCGGGCTCTCCGAGCACGACGAGCAGCTCCTCCGGCAGCTCCTCGACGAGCC
- a CDS encoding COG4705 family protein: MTTATTTASRPRFAGGRLLNKVPEVTIWFWVIKILCTTVGESFADWINMTLGVGLNNTALIFTGVLIAVLAIQLTRRRYVPFPYWLTVVVVSVTGTLYTDILTDELNVPLWLSSSVFAVLLVVVFGIWWKREHTLSIHSIISLPRESFYWLTVLVTFALGTATGDWSLELTGWSPGIAALLPLGLIIAITLLWRFGANPVLSFWLAYILTRPLGANIGDFLASPTTPAGPGEPVGLGLGTFTTSLIFLGLILATVIYLTISRADVSEVVDLTHEPAVTTDRRRQRIGLIGFVVLAVLTAVIMTAAHLTPHQNAAAADDGAATGPVKQLKPAQAIAHFPKPTIAKYVALAKTARTQDQAGKAAASHATVQKMRDTWDADQPTLQPKDDTAWTFLDREMDSVLKVYAIDHPGVKAAAPAAQEKELGVLLHDLGA; this comes from the coding sequence ATGACAACAGCGACGACTACCGCATCACGCCCGCGCTTCGCCGGCGGCCGCCTGCTCAACAAAGTCCCCGAGGTCACCATCTGGTTCTGGGTGATCAAAATCCTTTGTACGACGGTCGGCGAGAGCTTCGCCGACTGGATCAACATGACGCTCGGCGTCGGCCTGAACAACACCGCGCTGATCTTCACCGGTGTGCTGATCGCCGTGCTGGCGATCCAGCTGACCCGCCGGCGCTACGTACCGTTCCCGTACTGGCTGACCGTGGTGGTCGTGTCGGTGACGGGCACGCTCTACACCGACATCCTGACCGATGAGCTGAACGTCCCGCTCTGGCTGTCCTCCTCGGTGTTCGCCGTCCTGCTGGTGGTCGTGTTCGGGATCTGGTGGAAGCGGGAGCACACCCTGTCGATCCATTCAATCATCTCGCTGCCGCGGGAGAGTTTCTACTGGCTGACTGTGCTGGTCACGTTCGCCCTCGGCACGGCGACCGGCGACTGGTCGCTGGAGCTGACCGGCTGGTCGCCCGGCATCGCGGCCCTGTTGCCGCTCGGGCTGATCATCGCCATCACCCTGTTGTGGCGGTTCGGTGCCAACCCGGTGCTGTCGTTCTGGCTGGCCTACATCCTGACCCGCCCACTGGGTGCGAACATCGGCGACTTCCTCGCCTCTCCGACGACCCCTGCCGGCCCCGGCGAACCGGTCGGCCTCGGGCTCGGCACCTTCACCACCAGTCTGATCTTCCTCGGCCTCATCCTGGCCACGGTCATCTACCTGACCATCTCACGCGCCGACGTTTCCGAGGTCGTCGACCTGACCCACGAACCGGCTGTCACCACCGATCGGCGTCGGCAACGGATCGGGCTGATCGGGTTTGTGGTGCTGGCGGTGCTGACTGCGGTGATCATGACCGCAGCACACCTGACACCGCACCAGAACGCGGCCGCCGCCGATGACGGTGCGGCGACCGGACCGGTCAAGCAGTTGAAGCCGGCTCAGGCGATTGCCCACTTCCCGAAGCCGACGATCGCCAAATACGTAGCGTTGGCCAAGACCGCACGGACACAGGACCAGGCCGGCAAGGCCGCCGCGTCGCACGCCACGGTACAGAAGATGCGCGATACCTGGGATGCCGATCAGCCGACTCTGCAACCCAAGGACGACACCGCCTGGACCTTCCTCGACCGTGAGATGGACAGCGTGTTGAAGGTGTACGCAATCGACCACCCAGGTGTGAAGGCAGCCGCGCCGGCCGCCCAGGAGAAGGAACTCGGTGTGCTTCTCCACGATCTCGGCGCCTGA
- a CDS encoding sulfite exporter TauE/SafE family protein, with protein MGVDRGIRPKLGGTATSDMGDEALVGFFDPGLLLGGLGVGVIVGLTGMGGGALMTPMLVFLFKIDPLVAIASDLVTSLFMKPAGAIVHLRRRTVNLRLVLWLCVGSVPAAFGGVFALKALHLGTRTDAVLSTALGIALLVAAAGLIYRAWRQLVINESALGEGRPVGGAAPPIVIRPVPIVILGAVAGLFVGLTSVGSGSIIVVALLLMFPALKASQLVGTDLVQAVPLVAAAATAHAINGDADFGIAISLLIGAIPGAFIGAQISSRAPGGIIRRALAVLLVCSGIKMLGAPSPAVLIAAVVMLVAGNLAWVWVRRRSHRRAAERRTSRPAEGNVAGPLGGTRPATSTHPESRTANSLSGDTSGSDQSPR; from the coding sequence ATGGGTGTCGACAGGGGCATCCGGCCGAAGCTGGGCGGCACGGCGACATCAGACATGGGGGACGAAGCACTGGTGGGCTTTTTCGATCCCGGGCTGCTGCTCGGCGGTCTCGGTGTCGGCGTCATCGTCGGCCTGACCGGGATGGGCGGCGGCGCCCTGATGACGCCGATGCTGGTCTTTCTGTTCAAGATCGATCCGCTGGTGGCGATCGCCAGCGATCTGGTCACCAGTCTGTTCATGAAGCCGGCCGGCGCGATCGTCCATCTGCGTCGGCGGACGGTGAACCTCAGGTTGGTGCTGTGGTTGTGCGTCGGGTCGGTGCCGGCGGCGTTCGGTGGGGTGTTCGCCCTGAAGGCATTGCATCTCGGCACCAGGACCGACGCGGTGCTGTCGACGGCCCTGGGCATCGCGCTGCTGGTCGCGGCGGCCGGCCTGATCTACCGGGCCTGGCGACAGTTGGTGATCAACGAATCCGCCCTCGGCGAGGGACGTCCGGTCGGTGGCGCGGCGCCGCCGATCGTGATCCGCCCGGTGCCGATCGTCATCCTCGGTGCGGTGGCCGGGCTGTTCGTCGGACTGACCTCGGTCGGGTCCGGTTCGATCATCGTCGTCGCGCTGCTGTTGATGTTCCCGGCGTTGAAGGCCTCGCAATTGGTCGGCACAGATCTGGTCCAGGCCGTACCGCTGGTGGCTGCCGCGGCCACCGCGCACGCGATCAACGGCGACGCCGACTTCGGGATCGCCATCTCGCTGCTGATCGGCGCCATTCCCGGCGCGTTCATCGGCGCCCAGATCTCCTCCCGAGCACCGGGCGGCATCATCCGCCGGGCGCTGGCGGTGCTGTTGGTCTGCTCGGGCATCAAGATGCTCGGAGCACCCAGCCCTGCGGTGTTGATCGCCGCGGTGGTGATGCTGGTCGCCGGCAATCTGGCCTGGGTCTGGGTCCGCCGCCGTTCCCATCGACGGGCCGCGGAACGTCGCACGTCGCGCCCGGCAGAGGGGAACGTGGCTGGGCCGCTCGGGGGAACGCGCCCAGCCACGTCTACCCACCCCGAGAGTCGGACCGCGAACTCGTTATCGGGGGATACGAGCGGATCCGACCAGAGCCCACGGTAG
- a CDS encoding SDR family oxidoreductase: MAVLDSFSLQGKVSVVTGAARGIGRALALALAEAGSDVAVLVRNPAAVKDLLSEIEQHGVRAAAVSADVTHPAQVESAVAEIYQQLGTVDVLINNAGTCVHRPALEVSAEEWNTVMDVNVNGVWHCAQAFGRRMVQQGHGNIINIGSISALIVNRPQWQPGYNASKAAVHQLTKSLAAEWAPHGVRVNALAPGYVKTEMAPADDPKFKPYWIDDAPMQRAAAPEELGPTVVYLASDASSFMTGSVLVFDGGYTIY; encoded by the coding sequence ATGGCAGTACTGGACAGTTTTTCGTTGCAGGGCAAGGTTTCCGTGGTCACCGGCGCGGCTCGCGGGATCGGTCGCGCGCTGGCGTTGGCGCTGGCCGAAGCCGGCAGTGACGTCGCCGTGCTGGTCCGCAATCCGGCGGCGGTGAAGGACCTGCTGAGCGAGATCGAACAACACGGAGTACGGGCCGCAGCGGTCAGCGCCGACGTCACCCACCCGGCCCAGGTCGAGTCGGCAGTCGCCGAGATCTACCAACAGCTCGGCACCGTCGACGTCTTGATCAACAACGCCGGCACCTGTGTGCACCGGCCGGCGCTGGAGGTCAGCGCCGAGGAGTGGAACACCGTGATGGACGTCAACGTCAACGGCGTCTGGCACTGCGCGCAGGCCTTCGGCCGCCGGATGGTGCAGCAGGGCCATGGCAACATCATCAACATCGGGTCGATCTCGGCGCTGATCGTCAACCGACCCCAATGGCAGCCCGGCTACAACGCCTCCAAGGCCGCCGTCCACCAGCTCACCAAATCACTGGCCGCGGAGTGGGCGCCGCACGGCGTTCGGGTGAACGCCCTCGCCCCGGGCTATGTGAAGACCGAGATGGCCCCCGCCGACGACCCGAAGTTCAAGCCGTACTGGATCGACGACGCGCCGATGCAGCGCGCCGCCGCGCCCGAGGAGCTCGGCCCGACCGTCGTCTACCTCGCCTCCGACGCCTCCAGCTTCATGACCGGCTCAGTACTGGTATTCGACGGCGGCTACACGATTTATTAG
- a CDS encoding phytanoyl-CoA dioxygenase family protein, whose product MTTSHAELAAETRTLLTATRSDLAAGVIGPDELRRRYDADGVVQVNQVLTGDDIDQIRTAFMDQVHSDPGALGNVNEVADDNVLSRYPRQMQPHRRPDLAAGAIARRLLTDPRILDIVSTLVGPAYGAQSMFYFKPPTARGQAMHQDNYFLKAHPETCIAAWVAIDRCDAANGGLSVVPGSHTMDVVCPEVADAEQSFTTGLVRPPEGMTAVQTEMQPGDVLFFHGSAVHGSLPNTTTDRYRRSLIFHYVPQASQEVSRFYMPLISPDGTELTIDEATGGGPCGDGWEGSAH is encoded by the coding sequence ATGACCACATCGCACGCCGAACTGGCTGCCGAGACCAGGACACTGCTGACCGCCACCCGTTCCGATCTTGCCGCGGGCGTGATCGGTCCGGACGAGTTGCGTCGGCGCTATGACGCCGACGGCGTTGTCCAGGTCAACCAGGTGTTGACCGGTGACGACATCGACCAGATCCGGACCGCCTTCATGGATCAGGTGCACTCCGATCCGGGAGCGCTCGGCAATGTCAACGAGGTCGCCGACGACAACGTGCTGTCCCGGTATCCGCGGCAGATGCAGCCACATCGCCGGCCCGATCTCGCCGCCGGTGCGATCGCCCGTCGGCTGCTGACCGATCCGCGCATCCTGGACATCGTCAGCACCCTGGTCGGCCCGGCCTACGGCGCTCAGTCGATGTTCTACTTCAAGCCGCCGACCGCCCGCGGTCAGGCGATGCATCAGGACAACTACTTCCTCAAGGCCCATCCGGAGACCTGCATTGCTGCCTGGGTAGCGATCGACCGGTGCGATGCGGCCAACGGCGGACTGTCGGTGGTGCCGGGCAGTCACACGATGGACGTGGTCTGCCCCGAGGTCGCCGACGCCGAACAGTCCTTCACCACCGGGCTGGTCCGGCCTCCGGAGGGGATGACCGCGGTGCAGACCGAGATGCAGCCGGGTGATGTGCTGTTCTTCCACGGCAGTGCGGTACACGGGTCGCTACCGAACACGACGACCGACCGCTACCGCCGTTCGCTGATCTTCCACTACGTACCGCAGGCCAGCCAGGAGGTGTCCCGGTTCTACATGCCGTTGATCTCTCCCGACGGCACCGAACTCACCATCGACGAAGCCACCGGCGGCGGCCCCTGCGGCGACGGCTGGGAAGGGTCGGCACACTGA
- a CDS encoding helix-turn-helix domain-containing protein yields the protein MAKQTDAVSVARRTARVLTGRLDGDDTYRTVRLRGTTDWLLLATVAGGGRLRVTGQRDIRTGPDQITVVEPYVPHDYGTDPAAGRWTLRWAHLEPRPDWLPLLDWPSVAPGIRQLPIEHAVRDRVVANLDRATVAARSGLPQSPQFAMNAVEEVLLWCDTQNPRRPVLDPRLLAVLEYAGDHLDRPHTVASLARIGGLSATRLAHLAGDQLGTSLMAHIQRQRMDLARQLLIMTDLPIAEVAGRVGYDDPLYFSRRFRIATSTSPSAFRSASR from the coding sequence ATGGCCAAGCAGACCGACGCGGTCTCGGTCGCCCGCCGCACCGCCCGGGTGCTGACCGGCAGGCTGGACGGCGACGACACCTACCGCACCGTCCGGCTGCGCGGCACCACCGATTGGCTGCTGCTGGCAACCGTCGCCGGCGGCGGCCGGTTGCGGGTCACCGGCCAGCGTGACATCCGGACCGGCCCGGACCAGATCACCGTCGTCGAACCGTACGTGCCGCACGACTACGGGACCGATCCCGCTGCCGGCCGCTGGACCTTGCGCTGGGCCCATCTGGAACCACGCCCGGACTGGCTGCCGCTGCTGGACTGGCCGTCGGTCGCACCCGGCATCCGGCAGTTGCCGATCGAGCACGCGGTCCGGGATCGGGTGGTCGCCAATCTCGACCGGGCCACCGTCGCAGCCCGCAGCGGTCTGCCGCAGAGTCCTCAGTTCGCGATGAACGCGGTGGAGGAGGTGCTGCTCTGGTGCGACACCCAGAACCCGCGCCGGCCCGTTCTCGATCCGCGACTGCTGGCCGTCCTGGAGTACGCCGGTGATCATCTTGATCGACCGCACACCGTCGCATCACTGGCCCGGATCGGCGGTCTGTCGGCAACCCGGCTGGCACACCTGGCCGGCGATCAACTCGGCACCAGCCTGATGGCTCACATCCAACGGCAGCGGATGGATCTGGCCCGCCAGTTGTTGATCATGACCGACCTGCCGATCGCCGAGGTCGCCGGCCGGGTCGGCTACGACGACCCGTTGTACTTCTCCCGGCGGTTCCGGATCGCGACGTCCACCTCACCGAGCGCGTTCCGCTCGGCGAGTCGGTGA
- a CDS encoding ROK family protein, whose translation MAEVADPVLAIDIGGTKIAVAVVQPDGTITHQLRAPTPKDADAAATFAPAAEVIGKIIGEAGLSGRQRVGIGSAGPIDGPAGWISPVNIAAWREFPVVEQVRRVVAEETGADPLVGLAGDGHCMALGEHWLGAGADVHSMVGMVLSTGVGAGAVINDQLYAGTTGNAVLLGHISVNAFGPLCVCGGHGCVESYARGPAMVVQAQQAGWTGGDDAEALTADARAGDPIAIEVIDRGMRALAAGIAATATLLDVETFVLGGGVAKAGEVIFTPLRQHLRDFATLSYVQNLEVRPAILDNAGILGAAALAQTLST comes from the coding sequence ATGGCAGAGGTGGCCGATCCGGTGCTGGCGATCGACATCGGCGGGACCAAGATCGCCGTAGCGGTGGTCCAGCCGGACGGGACGATCACCCACCAACTGCGGGCACCGACCCCGAAGGACGCCGACGCCGCGGCGACCTTCGCCCCGGCGGCCGAGGTGATCGGCAAGATCATCGGTGAGGCCGGGCTGAGTGGCCGGCAGCGGGTCGGAATCGGATCGGCCGGCCCGATCGACGGTCCGGCCGGATGGATCTCGCCGGTGAACATCGCTGCCTGGCGCGAGTTCCCGGTTGTCGAACAGGTCCGCCGGGTGGTGGCCGAGGAGACCGGCGCCGATCCCCTGGTCGGTCTGGCCGGCGACGGGCACTGCATGGCATTGGGCGAGCATTGGCTGGGTGCGGGCGCCGATGTGCATTCGATGGTCGGGATGGTGCTGTCGACCGGTGTCGGCGCCGGTGCGGTGATCAACGATCAGTTGTACGCCGGGACGACCGGCAATGCGGTGTTGCTCGGCCACATCAGTGTGAACGCGTTCGGGCCGCTCTGTGTCTGCGGCGGCCACGGTTGTGTCGAGTCCTACGCCCGCGGGCCGGCGATGGTCGTCCAGGCCCAGCAGGCCGGCTGGACCGGTGGCGACGACGCCGAGGCACTGACCGCCGACGCGCGGGCCGGCGACCCGATCGCGATCGAGGTGATCGACCGCGGGATGCGTGCGTTGGCCGCCGGGATCGCTGCCACCGCAACGTTGTTGGACGTCGAGACCTTCGTCCTCGGCGGTGGTGTCGCCAAGGCCGGCGAGGTGATCTTCACCCCGTTGCGCCAGCACCTGCGTGACTTCGCCACCCTGTCCTACGTACAGAACCTCGAGGTCCGACCGGCGATACTGGACAACGCCGGCATCCTCGGCGCCGCTGCCCTCGCCCAAACCCTGTCGACCTGA
- the prfB gene encoding peptide chain release factor 2 — protein sequence MATDFSALWTELDRALTSIESVTDPEAKQAEIAELEKEVARPDLWDDQENAQRVTSRLSSLQGDVERVSKLRSRLDDVQVLVELAESEGDADSLAEAETEFANLRKAIDSLEVRTLLSGEYDQRDALVTIRSEAGGVDAADFAAMLLRMYLRWAERHHYGAEVYDTSYAEEAGIKSATFTVKAPYAYGTLSVEQGTHRLVRISPFDNQGRRQTSFAGVEVLPVTEQADHIDIPEADIRIDVFRSSGPGGQSVNTTDSAVRITHLPTGIVVSCQNEKSQLQNKAAALQVLQSRLLERARKEREAELNALKGDGGNSWGAQMRSYVLHPYQMVKDLRTNYETSNPDAVFDGEIDDFLDAGVRWRRTEEAAV from the coding sequence GTGGCTACCGACTTCTCTGCTCTGTGGACCGAGCTCGACCGTGCCCTGACCTCCATCGAGTCCGTCACGGATCCGGAGGCCAAGCAGGCCGAGATCGCCGAGCTGGAGAAGGAAGTCGCCCGCCCCGACCTGTGGGACGACCAGGAGAACGCACAGCGGGTCACCTCCCGGCTGTCCTCGCTGCAGGGCGACGTGGAGCGGGTCAGCAAGCTCCGTTCCCGGCTGGACGACGTCCAGGTGCTCGTCGAACTCGCCGAGTCCGAGGGTGACGCCGACAGCCTGGCCGAGGCGGAGACCGAATTCGCCAACCTGCGCAAGGCCATCGACTCCCTCGAGGTCCGGACCCTGCTGAGCGGCGAGTACGACCAGCGCGACGCCCTGGTGACGATTCGTTCCGAGGCCGGTGGCGTCGATGCCGCCGACTTCGCCGCGATGCTGCTGCGGATGTATCTGCGTTGGGCCGAGCGGCATCACTACGGTGCCGAGGTCTACGACACCTCCTACGCCGAGGAAGCGGGCATCAAATCGGCCACCTTCACCGTCAAGGCGCCGTACGCCTACGGCACCCTGTCGGTGGAGCAGGGCACCCACCGGCTGGTCCGGATCTCCCCGTTCGACAACCAGGGCCGGCGGCAGACCTCGTTCGCCGGGGTCGAGGTGCTACCGGTCACCGAACAGGCCGACCATATCGACATCCCCGAGGCTGACATCCGGATCGACGTCTTCCGGTCCTCCGGCCCGGGCGGACAGAGCGTCAACACCACCGACTCCGCGGTCCGGATCACCCACCTGCCGACCGGCATCGTCGTGTCCTGTCAGAACGAGAAGTCCCAGCTGCAGAACAAGGCCGCAGCGCTGCAGGTGCTGCAGTCCCGGCTGCTGGAACGGGCCCGCAAGGAGCGCGAGGCCGAGCTGAACGCGCTGAAGGGCGACGGCGGCAACAGCTGGGGAGCGCAGATGCGGTCCTACGTGCTGCACCCGTACCAGATGGTCAAGGACCTGCGGACCAACTACGAGACCTCCAACCCCGACGCCGTGTTCGACGGCGAGATCGACGACTTCCTGGACGCCGGCGTCCGGTGGCGCCGTACCGAAGAGGCAGCCGTCTAA
- a CDS encoding PPOX class F420-dependent oxidoreductase, with the protein MPKPPIPAEIEKFLAQPNPAIIATVRPDGQPVTVATWYGYEGGRILVNMDAGRKRLEYLRNDPRVSLTVLADSWYEHVSLQGRVVEIVDDTELAGIDRLSRAYSGNPYPNRDRPRVDAWIEIDRWHGWGEFATS; encoded by the coding sequence ATGCCCAAGCCACCGATCCCCGCCGAGATCGAGAAGTTCCTCGCCCAGCCGAACCCGGCGATCATCGCCACCGTCCGCCCGGACGGGCAGCCGGTGACCGTCGCCACCTGGTACGGCTATGAAGGGGGCCGGATCCTGGTCAACATGGACGCCGGCCGCAAGCGACTGGAGTATCTGCGCAACGATCCCCGGGTCTCACTGACGGTGCTGGCCGACAGCTGGTACGAACACGTCAGCCTGCAGGGCCGGGTGGTCGAGATCGTCGATGACACCGAGCTGGCCGGCATCGACCGACTCAGCCGCGCCTACAGCGGCAACCCGTACCCGAATCGGGACCGGCCGCGGGTCGACGCCTGGATCGAGATCGACCGCTGGCACGGCTGGGGAGAGTTCGCCACCAGCTGA
- the ftsE gene encoding cell division ATP-binding protein FtsE yields the protein MIRFENVTKVYEGQRRAALGDVNVEIDKGEFVFLVGTSGSGKSTFLRLILRELRASQGNVYVAGRDLSKMHSWKVPGMRRQIGTVFQDFRLLPNKTVHENVAFALQVIGKSKTTINRVVPEVLDLVGLDGKEDRRPDELSGGEQQRVAIARAFVNRPMILIADEPTGNLDPATSVGIMKLLDRINRADTTVLMATHDQTIVDQMRKRVIELDDGLVVRDQSRGVYGYQT from the coding sequence GTGATTCGATTCGAGAACGTGACCAAGGTCTACGAGGGGCAGCGGCGCGCTGCCCTGGGCGACGTGAACGTCGAGATCGACAAGGGAGAGTTCGTCTTCCTGGTCGGTACGTCGGGATCGGGCAAGTCGACCTTCCTGCGACTGATCCTGCGTGAGCTGCGGGCATCCCAGGGCAACGTGTACGTGGCCGGCCGTGACCTGTCCAAGATGCACAGCTGGAAGGTCCCCGGGATGCGGCGCCAGATCGGCACCGTCTTCCAGGACTTCCGATTGCTGCCGAACAAGACCGTGCACGAGAACGTCGCGTTCGCGCTGCAGGTGATCGGCAAGTCCAAGACCACCATCAACCGGGTGGTCCCCGAGGTGCTGGACCTGGTCGGTCTGGACGGCAAGGAGGACCGCCGTCCCGATGAGCTCTCCGGCGGCGAGCAGCAGCGGGTGGCGATCGCTCGAGCCTTCGTGAACCGGCCGATGATCCTGATCGCCGACGAGCCGACCGGAAACCTGGACCCCGCCACCAGCGTGGGCATCATGAAGCTGCTGGACCGGATCAACCGGGCCGACACCACGGTGCTGATGGCCACCCACGACCAGACCATCGTCGATCAGATGCGCAAGCGGGTCATCGAGTTGGACGACGGACTCGTCGTCCGCGACCAGTCCCGTGGCGTCTACGGCTACCAGACGTGA